The proteins below are encoded in one region of Planctopirus limnophila DSM 3776:
- a CDS encoding ATP-binding protein: MPADTETQLPPQAASPLPVVDPYLQALLSPRGEEVLHAVCQKDQIWRHDNFDVFDIHETARLQFDNLLRRLKAEGGAPYGLIQLVLGEAGSGKTHLLRFFRNHVHYSNDGFCGYLQMTTGTQNYPQYVLSNLIDSLDEIYFEPDGDETGLMRLADAVGQQVELFLPKEIQRLREDDLTHDELAQLTNELADALQSRPGNRTLDAGVIRALLSLIPRHPKVHTRVLKYLRCEPFSSFDEKILPEMPRWTADDAPTHMIAALGKIMRQLTNKTLVILVDQLEEMANFDEDPARLEHRFRHAMQAISSLVGGIPGALCVVGCLADLYHLMEPRLPAPVLARVATDPRSIQLIASRTRHEAKQIIETRLKSVYEQAGLENPETIAPFTEEFIDGLEGLTARDILFACRAFRDRLATGEPVETPPPPPPPAIAWPQEWNDFRARHTPVIPEDAEQQLRLLHWAIEQCTLERQPAAEWSTDLHDDSLLIGATIGGVTRSSKLLAAFCDENPQGGKLQKRIESIVKLAGDQSAALLRNTAFPAVKKGTKIGELLLSLPKDKFKRIIWEDSHWRFLTTLRAFHEQHSIQGQYLEWRTSSRPLNDVKPLVDLLNLDQIPLTPTPPKIKPLPPEPPIPPAAKSPVPPATKTPFEIPLGFTQGLRQTPVVLNSEIFKRHAAFVGGAGSGKTTLALNVIEQLLLAGIPAILIDRKGDLATYASDDWGTPNEPALLKRATILKKQLDIRVYTPGDPTGHNLLLPLIPEGVGQMPDNEREAALEATTASLLKMLGCSENQFREYQPILLTALQVILDTTQGEVTLEWLEEVIGKKDQELVKHHRWTQPTVYLKLARALSDLRITRRLLLSTEGTPLNIPRMLSPTADGRTPLSIISLKSLVDMSAIQFWMSRFLMTLGRHVSATPSATLQAVILLDEADIYVPATSKPSTKEPLLNLLKRARSGGLGVFLATQTPGDLDSTCRSNCATWAIGRLNDNVSINKVKSMFSDTPQLLDRVAQQGQGEFALASDGLTTQFKGDRSAMNTRQLSEQEILTLARANRSVE, encoded by the coding sequence ATGCCCGCCGACACCGAAACACAACTCCCCCCTCAAGCTGCCAGCCCCCTACCTGTAGTGGATCCTTACCTCCAGGCGCTCCTCTCCCCCCGGGGCGAGGAAGTCCTCCACGCCGTCTGCCAGAAGGATCAAATCTGGCGGCACGACAACTTCGATGTCTTCGACATCCACGAGACTGCCCGCCTGCAGTTTGACAACCTCCTTCGCCGCCTAAAGGCCGAAGGAGGTGCCCCTTACGGCCTGATCCAACTGGTGCTGGGCGAGGCGGGAAGCGGCAAAACGCACCTGCTCCGGTTTTTCAGAAACCACGTTCACTACAGCAACGATGGGTTCTGCGGCTATTTGCAGATGACGACGGGCACCCAGAACTATCCACAGTATGTCCTTTCTAATCTCATCGATTCGCTCGACGAGATTTACTTCGAACCCGATGGCGACGAGACCGGATTGATGCGGCTCGCCGACGCCGTTGGTCAACAAGTGGAACTGTTCCTCCCCAAAGAAATACAGCGTCTTCGCGAAGACGATTTGACCCACGATGAACTGGCCCAGCTGACCAATGAACTGGCCGACGCCCTCCAGTCCCGCCCGGGCAATCGCACGTTGGATGCGGGTGTGATTCGCGCCCTGCTCTCGCTGATTCCCCGCCATCCCAAAGTCCACACGCGGGTGCTCAAGTACCTCCGCTGCGAGCCGTTCTCCTCGTTCGACGAGAAGATCCTTCCGGAGATGCCACGTTGGACAGCCGACGATGCACCCACCCACATGATTGCCGCCCTCGGCAAGATCATGCGCCAGCTCACCAACAAGACGCTCGTCATCCTCGTCGATCAACTCGAGGAGATGGCCAATTTCGACGAAGACCCCGCCCGACTGGAACACCGCTTCCGCCACGCCATGCAGGCGATCTCCTCGCTCGTGGGCGGGATTCCCGGCGCGCTCTGTGTCGTGGGCTGTCTCGCCGACCTCTACCACCTCATGGAGCCGCGACTTCCCGCGCCGGTTCTCGCGAGGGTCGCCACCGATCCCCGCTCGATCCAGCTCATCGCCAGCCGCACCCGCCACGAGGCGAAGCAGATCATCGAGACCCGCCTGAAATCAGTCTACGAACAAGCAGGTCTGGAGAACCCCGAAACCATCGCCCCCTTCACGGAAGAATTCATCGACGGCCTCGAAGGACTCACCGCCCGCGACATTCTCTTCGCCTGCCGCGCGTTCCGGGATCGACTAGCGACAGGAGAGCCTGTCGAGACGCCACCTCCTCCACCACCACCGGCGATCGCCTGGCCACAGGAATGGAATGACTTCCGCGCACGCCACACGCCCGTTATCCCGGAAGATGCTGAGCAGCAACTACGCTTGCTGCACTGGGCCATCGAACAATGCACTCTCGAACGACAACCCGCCGCCGAATGGTCGACCGATCTCCACGACGATTCGTTGCTCATTGGGGCCACCATCGGCGGCGTCACCCGCTCTTCCAAACTTCTGGCTGCGTTCTGCGATGAAAACCCCCAGGGCGGAAAGCTGCAGAAGCGAATCGAGTCCATCGTCAAACTGGCGGGCGACCAATCGGCGGCCCTCTTGCGGAATACCGCTTTCCCGGCTGTCAAAAAGGGAACCAAGATCGGCGAACTGCTCCTCTCGCTCCCCAAGGACAAGTTCAAGCGGATCATCTGGGAAGACAGCCACTGGCGATTCCTCACCACTCTTCGCGCCTTCCACGAGCAGCATTCCATCCAGGGCCAGTATCTGGAATGGCGCACTTCCAGCCGCCCATTGAACGACGTGAAGCCTTTGGTCGATCTCCTCAACCTCGACCAGATTCCGCTGACTCCCACACCTCCGAAAATCAAGCCTCTTCCACCGGAGCCGCCAATCCCACCCGCTGCGAAGTCGCCAGTCCCACCGGCAACCAAAACGCCGTTCGAAATACCCCTGGGTTTTACCCAAGGTTTGCGACAAACTCCGGTCGTGCTCAACTCTGAAATCTTCAAAAGGCATGCGGCATTCGTTGGTGGTGCCGGGAGTGGCAAGACAACGCTCGCCCTCAATGTCATCGAGCAACTATTGCTCGCCGGCATCCCGGCAATCCTCATTGATCGCAAGGGTGATCTCGCCACCTATGCTTCGGACGATTGGGGCACGCCCAACGAACCCGCCCTCCTCAAACGGGCCACTATCCTCAAGAAGCAACTCGACATCCGCGTCTACACCCCCGGCGACCCCACCGGCCATAACCTCCTGTTGCCGCTGATTCCCGAAGGCGTGGGGCAGATGCCGGACAATGAGCGTGAAGCCGCTCTGGAAGCAACGACAGCCAGCCTGTTGAAAATGCTCGGCTGCTCAGAAAACCAATTCAGGGAGTACCAGCCGATCCTGTTGACTGCACTGCAGGTGATCCTTGATACCACACAGGGCGAAGTCACGTTGGAGTGGCTGGAAGAGGTGATCGGCAAGAAGGATCAGGAACTGGTCAAACATCACCGCTGGACACAACCCACGGTCTATCTGAAACTCGCCAGGGCACTCAGCGACCTGCGAATCACCCGCAGGTTGCTCCTCTCCACAGAGGGAACACCGCTCAACATCCCCCGGATGCTCTCCCCCACTGCCGATGGCCGTACACCCTTGTCGATCATCAGCCTCAAGTCGCTGGTCGATATGTCGGCCATCCAGTTCTGGATGTCGCGGTTCCTCATGACTCTGGGGCGCCACGTCAGTGCCACACCCTCAGCGACATTACAGGCGGTGATCCTCCTCGACGAGGCCGATATCTACGTCCCCGCAACCAGCAAACCCTCCACCAAGGAGCCGCTGTTGAACCTGCTCAAGCGGGCTCGCTCCGGCGGACTGGGCGTCTTCCTGGCCACACAAACCCCGGGTGATCTCGATTCCACTTGCCGCAGCAACTGTGCCACCTGGGCCATCGGTCGGCTCAACGACAATGTGTCGATCAACAAAGTGAAATCCATGTTCAGCGACACGCCGCAACTTCTGGATCGCGTTGCGCAGCAAGGTCAGGGCGAATTCGCCCTGGCCTCCGATGGCCTGACGACCCAGTTCAAAGGCGACCGCAGCGCCATGAACACCCGCCAGCTCTCCGAACAGGAAATCTTGACCCTGGCCCGCGCGAACCGAAGCGTCGAATAA
- a CDS encoding REP-associated tyrosine transposase, with product MSIPHRRNYNLPGHAHELTFSCYLGFPFLKSERACRWLAESLHEALCRHDYSLWAYVLMPEHAHVVVCPRQKAYRIEEFRKSVKEPVARHAIRWLEHHAVEWIPRITRTRGAKTERLFWQSGGGYDRNITESKTLLRMIDYIHLNPVRRGLVERAADWEWSSAAWHAEGKPSPIRVDAIPPEWLCQ from the coding sequence ATGTCAATTCCTCATCGGCGCAATTACAACCTGCCGGGCCATGCCCACGAACTGACATTTTCATGCTATCTCGGTTTTCCATTTCTCAAATCGGAAAGAGCCTGTCGATGGCTGGCGGAATCGCTTCACGAGGCACTTTGTCGGCATGATTATTCACTCTGGGCCTATGTCTTGATGCCGGAACACGCTCATGTCGTGGTGTGCCCAAGACAGAAAGCCTATCGCATTGAAGAGTTTCGAAAGTCCGTTAAGGAACCGGTTGCCCGTCATGCGATTCGATGGCTTGAACATCATGCTGTCGAGTGGATTCCCAGGATCACGCGAACTCGTGGCGCAAAAACGGAGCGATTGTTCTGGCAGTCAGGTGGCGGGTATGACCGGAACATCACGGAAAGTAAAACATTGTTACGAATGATCGATTACATTCACCTCAATCCGGTACGTCGTGGGCTTGTCGAGCGGGCGGCGGACTGGGAATGGTCAAGTGCGGCTTGGCATGCAGAAGGAAAGCCGTCGCCCATTCGAGTGGATGCAATCCCGCCGGAATGGCTTTGTCAATGA
- a CDS encoding prenyltransferase/squalene oxidase repeat-containing protein, producing the protein MHPVSSTCEGAEEGLAANVDQSRAKAIEFLKTSQMKDGSWTTPRTSGITALVVYALIDAGVPVTDPVVAKGLQRIAGYAQPTGEIAAPGSPHASYETSVSVMALVAGNAEGQFTEIIKKAEQYLRGAQYSEANNTDKADIAYGGAGYKAGGGKPDLSNTVFFLDALKATGATEQDPAVQKALVFLSRCQNLESEHNTTPQAAKINDGGFYYNPNGPGVSPAGQSDEGGLRSYGSMTYAGFKSMLYAGLKADDPRVKAALDWISKNYTLEENPGLGAGGLYYYYYLFAKAMEANGVNEFTDAKGAKHNWRNELALQLIALQKANGNWLNDRSSRWMEGDPNLATAYALVALNRCVGRK; encoded by the coding sequence GTGCATCCTGTTTCGTCGACTTGTGAAGGGGCGGAGGAGGGGCTCGCCGCAAACGTTGATCAGTCACGGGCCAAGGCGATCGAATTCCTGAAAACTTCGCAGATGAAGGATGGGAGTTGGACGACGCCGCGTACCTCGGGGATTACGGCTCTCGTGGTTTATGCGTTGATTGATGCGGGTGTGCCGGTGACTGATCCTGTGGTGGCTAAGGGATTACAGCGGATCGCAGGTTATGCCCAGCCAACGGGAGAAATTGCCGCCCCTGGCAGCCCGCATGCGAGTTATGAAACTTCGGTTTCCGTGATGGCGTTAGTTGCTGGTAATGCCGAGGGACAGTTCACGGAGATCATCAAAAAGGCGGAGCAGTATTTGCGTGGCGCTCAATATAGTGAGGCGAACAATACCGACAAAGCCGACATCGCCTACGGCGGTGCGGGCTACAAAGCGGGCGGTGGTAAGCCCGATCTGTCCAACACGGTCTTTTTTCTGGATGCTCTCAAGGCGACAGGCGCGACTGAACAAGACCCGGCCGTCCAGAAGGCCCTGGTTTTTCTGTCGCGATGTCAGAACCTGGAATCTGAGCATAATACGACTCCGCAAGCTGCCAAGATTAATGACGGAGGTTTCTATTACAACCCCAATGGCCCCGGTGTTTCGCCTGCGGGACAATCCGATGAAGGGGGCTTGCGGTCGTATGGAAGCATGACTTATGCCGGATTTAAGAGCATGCTCTATGCAGGCTTAAAGGCGGATGATCCGAGAGTTAAAGCGGCCCTCGACTGGATCAGTAAAAACTATACGCTGGAAGAGAATCCGGGGCTGGGCGCGGGTGGTCTTTACTACTATTACTATCTGTTTGCCAAGGCGATGGAAGCAAATGGTGTCAATGAGTTTACTGATGCCAAGGGAGCAAAACATAACTGGAGGAATGAGCTGGCTCTTCAGTTGATTGCACTCCAGAAAGCCAATGGAAACTGGCTGAATGATCGTTCGAGCCGATGGATGGAAGGCGACCCGAATCTGGCGACAGCTTATGCGCTGGTGGCACTCAATCGATGTGTGGGAAGAAAATGA
- the eno gene encoding phosphopyruvate hydratase, whose protein sequence is MSLAITSVHAREILDSRGNPTVEVDIELEDGTIGRAAVPSGASTGAHEACELRDTSDKKRYLGKGVRKAVENVNETIADALIDLNVTDQAAIDHTMIELDGTPNKSRLGANAILACSLAAAHAAARASFLPLYRYLGGVGANTLPVPLMNIINGGAHANNGIDLQEFMIVPTGFTSFSEGLRAGAEVFHSLKKVLHDQHMSTAVGDEGGFAPDLKTNEDALKVILEAIEKAGYEPGKQIKLALDCASTEFYDTKTGLYDIDGKKVNGDELVGIWQSWSEKYPIVSIEDGCSEDDWDTWKKLTDAIGKKVQLVGDDLFVTNVKRLQEGIDKGVGNSILVKVNQIGSLTETIDAVQLAYRNGYTAIMSHRSGETEDTTIADLAVALGTGQIKTGSASRTDRIAKYNQLLRIEELLGKDARYGGTLKA, encoded by the coding sequence ATGTCACTTGCAATCACCAGCGTTCATGCCCGCGAAATCCTCGATAGCCGCGGCAACCCCACCGTCGAAGTCGATATCGAACTCGAAGACGGCACCATCGGCCGCGCCGCCGTTCCCAGCGGTGCCAGCACCGGTGCCCACGAAGCCTGCGAACTTCGCGACACCTCCGACAAGAAGCGTTACCTCGGCAAGGGAGTCCGCAAGGCCGTCGAGAACGTTAACGAAACCATTGCCGACGCCCTCATTGACCTCAACGTCACTGACCAGGCCGCCATCGATCACACCATGATCGAGCTCGATGGCACACCCAACAAGTCGCGCCTGGGTGCCAACGCCATCCTCGCCTGCTCACTGGCCGCTGCTCATGCTGCCGCCCGCGCCAGCTTCCTGCCCCTCTACCGTTACCTGGGTGGTGTCGGCGCGAACACTCTGCCAGTCCCTCTGATGAACATCATCAATGGCGGGGCCCACGCCAACAACGGCATCGACCTCCAGGAATTCATGATCGTCCCCACTGGCTTCACCTCGTTCTCCGAAGGCCTCCGCGCTGGTGCCGAAGTCTTCCACAGCCTCAAGAAGGTGCTGCACGACCAGCACATGAGCACTGCTGTCGGTGACGAAGGGGGCTTTGCTCCCGACCTCAAGACCAACGAGGACGCCCTCAAGGTGATCCTCGAAGCCATCGAAAAGGCTGGCTACGAGCCCGGCAAGCAGATCAAGCTTGCCCTCGACTGTGCCTCGACCGAGTTCTACGACACCAAGACCGGCCTCTACGATATCGACGGCAAGAAGGTCAACGGCGACGAACTCGTCGGTATCTGGCAAAGCTGGAGCGAGAAGTACCCGATCGTCTCCATTGAAGACGGCTGCTCAGAAGACGACTGGGACACCTGGAAGAAGTTGACCGACGCCATCGGCAAGAAGGTTCAACTCGTGGGCGACGACCTGTTCGTTACCAACGTCAAGCGCCTTCAGGAAGGCATCGACAAGGGTGTGGGCAACAGCATCCTCGTGAAGGTCAACCAGATCGGCTCGCTGACTGAAACCATCGACGCTGTCCAGCTCGCTTACCGCAACGGCTACACCGCCATCATGAGCCATCGCTCAGGCGAGACGGAAGACACGACGATCGCCGACCTGGCCGTGGCTCTCGGAACCGGCCAGATCAAGACCGGCTCCGCCAGCCGCACCGACCGCATCGCCAAGTACAACCAACTCCTCCGCATCGAGGAACTCCTCGGCAAAGACGCCCGCTACGGCGGCACGCTCAAGGCGTAA